One stretch of Diorhabda carinulata isolate Delta chromosome 5, icDioCari1.1, whole genome shotgun sequence DNA includes these proteins:
- the LOC130894056 gene encoding beta-galactosidase-1-like protein 2 — MAVTQTLPTVYEYYTGDGITAGLSDQQPYFTLNNKNITIYSGAFHYFRVPKAYWRDRLRKMRAAGLNAVETYVPWNLHEPQSGVYDFGNGGSEYESFLDVAEFLKTAQEEDLLALVRPGPYICAEFEFGGLPSWILRNTTSVRNSQDNNYLSYMKRYFNMLLPILAMLQFQKGGPIIAFQIENEYGNTGRDDLSYLQAIQQIYKDNNLIELFYTSDPPGANGRGAIPGVLQTANFNTNPKQNLDKLNTLQSNKPTMTMEYWTGWYDHWVEGHHTVDAETYKQRLLEILDYPSSVNQYMFVGSTNFGFLNGANSLYSGTNNSGLQPTITSYDYDSPLTEYGAYTEKYNIVKEAIAERTPVKFSNPDQPELIPVIQYSSRHIDGQITFSDLINQAKDVIESEDIIPMESLPINGNSGQSYGYIVYSKTFTASGKVSIRIGGYVRDTVLVLNNGKLISPVPQTANDINGFGFWRLENSTLDIETNEETAETTYKIDLIVENFGRNNYGGLDQFRQFKGLTEDVYLNGNKLVDWKIIPFEFKRSWTNSLTNWQPVGSMEATPALYKFTLKLDDKPNDTYLDMRDWNKGIVIVNGFVLGRHFFLGPQQTLYLPAPFLTRGENTIIVFEHYNAPDQLSFSDKPIFELR; from the exons ATGGCCGTGACCCAGACGTTACCCACGGTGTACGAATATTATACCGGAGATGGAATTACCGCTGGTTTGTCAGATCAACAGCCCTATTTTACccttaacaacaaaaatatcacgatATACAGCGGCGCTTTCCATTATTTTAGAGTACCAAAAGCGTATTGGAGAGATAGATTGAGAAAAATGAGAGCCGCGGGGTTGAATGCCGTCGAAACTTACGTACCTTGGAATCTACACGAACCTCAATCTG GTGTATATGATTTCGGAAACGGTGGATCCGAATACGAATCATTCCTCGACGTAGCCGAATTCTTAAAAACGGCACAAGAAGAAGATCTACTAGCTTTGGTACGTCCAGGACCGTATATATGTGCGGAATTTGAATTCGGAGGTCTTCCAAGTTGGATTTTACGAAACACCACTTCGGTAAGGAACTCGCaggataataattatttgagcTACATGAAGAGATACTTCAACATGTTACTACCGATTCTAGCTATGTTACAATTTCAAAAAGGAGGACCGATTATAGCGTTCCAAATAGAAAACGAATATGGGAATACGGGACGCGATGATTTATCTTATTTGCAAGCGATACAACAAATTTACAAggataataatttaattgaactGTTTTATACGTCGGATCCTCCCGGTGCTAATGGAAGAGGAGCTATACCGGGGGTATTACAAACAGCTAATTTCAATACGAACCCTAAACAGAATTTGGATAAATTGAATACATTGCAATCTAATAAACCCACAATGACTATGGAATATTGGACGGGATGGTATGATCATTGGGTGGAAGGTCATCATACTGTGGATGCCGAAACTTATAAACAAcgtttattagaaattttggaTTATCCTTCATCGGTGAACCAATATATGTTTGTTG GTAGTACGAACTTTGGATTTCTGAATGGTGCTAATAGCCTCTACAGCGGTACCAACAATTCTGGTTTACAACCTACAATAACCAGTTACGATTACGATTCTCCATTAACTGAATATGGTGCttatacagaaaaatataatatagttaAAGAAGCCATAGCAGAACGTACCCCAGTGAAATTTAGTAACCCGGATCAACCAGAATTAATCCCAGTAATACAATATTCTTCTAGACATATAGATGGACAAATAACATTCAGTGATCTAATTAATCAAGCTAAAGATGTTATAGAAAGTGAGGATATCATCCCGATGGAAAGTTTACCAATAAACGGTAATTCCGGACAAAGTTACGGATATATTGTTTATAGTAAGACATTCACTGCATCAGGAAAAGTTTCAATAAGAATCGGTGGTTACGTAAGAGATACAGTATTAGTATTAAATAATGGTAAATTAATATCTCCAGTACCACAAACTGCAAACGATATTAACGGTTTTGGATTTTGGAGACTTGAAAATTCTACTCTCGATATAGAAACCAACGAAGAAACTGCTGAAACAACttataaaatagatttaataGTAGAAAACTTCGGTAGAAATAATTATGGTGGTTTAGATCAATTCAGACAGTTTAAAGGTCTAACTGAAGATGTTTATTTGAACGGGAATAAATTAGTAGATTGGAAAATAATTCCATTCGAATTTAAAAGATCATGGACTAATTCTTTAACGAATTGGCAACCCGTTGGATCTATGGAAGCGACTCCTGCTCTTTACAAGTTTACACTTAAACTTGACGATAAACCGAATGATACTTATTTGGACATGCGCGATTGGAACAAGGGGATTGTTATTGTGAATGGTTTCGTGTTGGGAAGACACTTTTTCTTAGGGCCCCAACAGACGCTGTATCTACCAGCGCCGTTTTTGACTCGAGGagaaaatactataatagtttttgaacattataacGCACCTGATCAATTGTCTTTTTCGGATAAACCAATATTTGAATTGAGatga